One genomic window of Tenacibaculum tangerinum includes the following:
- a CDS encoding SPOR domain-containing protein, with protein MPFIEEEKFKLMQQDLDNAKLKREVAESELSSAQEKLAAVKRNSKVLPMVLGILLGLALGATYYFYTNGSSSVNDIDIEKVKKEEAFRVIDSISRAEARAMRNNSNSSDIDVDTVTDELTENIEGKTIYSVQIGVLSENNYPLLSSEVIPSTVTANNGYFKYSLGLFSTIEEAKDLQKELVKLGFKDAFVASYVNGERQKIHN; from the coding sequence ATGCCTTTTATAGAAGAAGAGAAGTTTAAGTTAATGCAACAAGACTTAGACAACGCCAAATTAAAAAGAGAAGTAGCAGAAAGCGAATTAAGTAGTGCGCAAGAAAAACTTGCTGCAGTTAAGAGAAATTCGAAAGTACTGCCAATGGTCTTAGGAATTTTATTGGGGCTTGCCCTTGGAGCTACGTACTATTTTTACACTAATGGAAGCAGTTCTGTAAATGATATAGATATCGAAAAGGTAAAAAAAGAAGAAGCTTTTAGAGTTATCGACAGTATTAGTAGAGCTGAGGCTAGAGCCATGAGAAATAATAGTAACTCTTCTGATATAGATGTAGATACCGTTACTGATGAACTAACAGAAAATATTGAAGGAAAAACTATATATTCAGTACAAATAGGTGTGTTATCTGAAAATAATTACCCATTACTTTCTTCAGAAGTTATTCCTTCGACAGTTACTGCTAACAATGGATATTTCAAATACTCATTAGGCTTATTTTCTACCATAGAAGAAGCTAAAGATTTGCAAAAAGAATTAGTTAAATTAGGATTTAAAGATGCTTTCGTAGCCTCTTATGTAAATGGAGAACGTCAAAAAATACACAACTAA